In Corylus avellana chromosome ca2, CavTom2PMs-1.0, the following proteins share a genomic window:
- the LOC132170751 gene encoding translocator protein homolog — translation MASQNLKHRTTTTGEDASISTGTGTGTGTSNKSKRERNMGTAKRGLRSLAVAVSVPLSLTLASIYLGSSHSHGSLPKPFWFLPLWALHVLCMASSFLMGLSAWLVWAEGGFHRNPTALSLYLAQLGLSFVWNPIVLGAGATRVGLVVCLAMFGALTRCYWIFKEVNPIAADLTKPCLAWAAFLSIVNLKLLFV, via the coding sequence ATGGCTTCCCAGAACCTAAAACATCGTACTACTACTACCGGAGAGGACGCCAGCATCAGCACCGGCACCGGCACCGGCACCGGCACGTCCAACAAGAGCAAACGAGAGAGAAACATGGGCACGGCCAAACGTGGCCTAAGGTCGCTGGCCGTGGCGGTTTCGGTGCCGCTTTCTCTGACCCTCGCAAGCATTTACCTCGGCTCAAGCCATAGCCATGGCAGTTTACCAAAGCCCTTCTGGTTCTTACCTCTCTGGGCACTACACGTGCTATGCATGGCTTCGAGTTTCTTGATGGGTCTGTCGGCTTGGCTTGTCTGGGCTGAAGGTGGCTTCCATAGGAACCCAACGGCGCTGTCTCTTTACTTGGCGCAGCTCGGCTTGAGCTTCGTTTGGAATCCGATTGTTCTTGGGGCCGGAGCCACTCGGGTCGGGCTGGTGGTGTGTTTGGCAATGTTTGGTGCTCTGACTAGGTGTTATTGGATCTTTAAGGAGGTCAACCCGATTGCTGCTGATCTGACTAAGCCCTGTTTGGCATGGGCAGCGTTTTTGTCCATTGTAAATCTTAAgcttctttttgtttga
- the LOC132172664 gene encoding xyloglucan 6-xylosyltransferase 2-like isoform X1, which produces MIDKCLGAQRSRKIQRTLRHCKVTILCLVLTVVVLRGTIGAGRFGTPEQDFIEIRDHFNYQSSRKLAEPHRVLEELQTTTSGDDDPNNYNTFDVNKLLVDDEEDDPKLDPNKPYRLGPKVSNWDEKRSDWLKQNPNYPNFVGPNKPRVMLVTGSSPKPCENPVGDHYLLKSIKNKIDYCRLHEIEVFYNMALLDAEMAGFWAKLPLIRRLLLSHPEVEFLWWMDSDALFTDMSFEVPWERYKDHNLVLHGWDEMVYDRKNWIGLNTGSFLLRNCQWALDILDAWAPMGPKGKVRDEAGKVLTRELKDRPGFEADDQSAMVYLLASQREKWGDKVYLENKYHLHGYWGILVDRFEEMIKNYQPGFGDHRWPLVTHFVGCKPCGKFGDYPVEKCLKQMDRAFNFGDNQILQIYGFRHKSLASRRVKRVRDEKSNPLEVKDELRLLHPVVKAVKLIKDECKPCTQTHTPHLVENVALNYSKLSVNEDDVKLNPKMLYRFRIVCDEKRVW; this is translated from the exons ATGATAGACAAGTGTTTGGGAGCCCAGAGATCGCGAAAGATCCAGAGAACTCTCCGCCACTGCAAGGTCACAATCCTCTGCCTCGTGCTCACCGTCGTCGTCCTGCGTGGGACGATCGGAGCTGGACGATTCGGGACCCCGGAGCAAGACTTCATCGAGATCCGTGACCACTTCAATTACCAGTCCTCCCGCAAGCTCGCCGAGCCCCACCGCGTGCTCGAAGAGCTCCAAACGACCACGTCCGGCGACGACGACCCCAACAACTATAACACCTTCGACGTCAATAAACTCCTCGTTGACGACGAAGAGGACGACCCGAAACTCGACCCAAATAAACCCTACAGGCTCGGACCCAAGGTCTCCAACTGGGACGAGAAGAGATCCGATTGGCTTAAACAAAACCCGAATTACCCGAACTTTGTCGGACCCAACAAGCCCCGGGTAATGCTCGTGACCGGGTCGTCCCCgaaaccctgcgaaaacccGGTGGGTGATCATTACCTGTTGAAATCGATCAAGAACAAGATCGATTACTGTAGGTTACATGAGATTGAGGTTTTTTACAATATGGCGCTTCTCGACGCTGAAATGGCTGGGTTTTGGGCCAAGCTTCCGTTAATTCGGAGGCTACTTTTGTCACACCCAGAAGTGGAATTTCTGTGGTGGATGGATAGCGATGCTCTGTTCACCGATATGTCTTTTGAGGTGCCTTGGGAGAGATACAAAGATCACAACTTGGTTCTGCATGGTTGGGATGAGATGGTGTATGATCGGAAAAACTGGATTGGATTGAACACTGGAAGTTTCTTGTTGAGGAATTGCCAGTGGGCATTGGATATTTTGGATGCTTGGGCGCCAATGGGGCCCAAAGGGAAGGTTAGGGACGAAGCTGGGAAGGTACTGACTAGGGAGCTTAAGGATAGGCCGGGTTTCGAAGCCGATGATCAGTCGGCGATGGTGTATTTGTTGGCCAGTCAGAGGGAGAAGTGGGGGGATAAGGTTTATTTAGAAAACAAGTATCATTTGCACGGTTATTGGGGGATTTTGGTTGATAGGTTTGAGGAAATGATTAAGAATTATCAGCCCGGATTTGGCGATCATCGGTGGCCATTAGTTACGCATTTTGTGGGGTGCAAGCCGTGCGGCAAGTTCGGGGATTACCCAGTTGAAAAGTGCTTGAAGCAGATGGATAGGGCTTTTAATTTCGGGGATAATCAGATACTTCAGATTTATGGGTTTAGGCACAAGTCGTTGGCTAGTAGACGGGTTAAGAGAGTGAGGGATGAGAAGAGTAATCCTCTTGAGGTTAAAGATGAACTTCGTTTGCTTCATCCGGTGGTTAAAGCGGTTAAG TTAATCAAGGATGAATGCAAGCCATGCACACAGACCCACACTCCTCATCTCGTTGAAAATGTGGCATTGAATTATAGCAAGCTATCTGTTAATGAAGATGATGTAAAGCTGAATCCTAAGATGCTTTACAGGTTCAGAATAGTATGCGATGAGAAAAGAGTGTGGTAA
- the LOC132170750 gene encoding dol-P-Man:Man(5)GlcNAc(2)-PP-Dol alpha-1,3-mannosyltransferase isoform X1, with translation MAVRSATRAKPSRRSTASTSKLFRNPQVPFAFALIFADAILVAIIIAYVPYTKIDWDAYMSQVTGFIGGERDYSKLKGDTGPLVYPAGFLYIYSAIQYVTGGEIFPAQILFGLLYIINLGIILFIYTKTDVLPWWALSLLCLSKRVHSIFVLRLFNDCFAMMLFHAALASLLYKKWHLGLIIFSGAVSIKMNVLLYAPPLFLLMLKAMDISGVISALAGAALVQILLGLPFIIANPIAYISRAFNLGRVFIHFWSVNFKFIPEPFFVSKEFAVSLLFAHLMLLAIFTHYRWCKHDGGLLNFLHSRFVSLKKSDNSSSSLKILKKEHIVTTMFVGNFIGIICARSLHYQFYSWYFYSLPYLLWQTTFPTLLRLILFIGVEICWNIYPSNAYSSAVLLFLHLVILWGLWSAPSEYPYADNKATKEK, from the exons ATGGCGGTCCGATCAGCGACGCGTGCAAAACCCTCACGGAGATCGACGGCTTCGACCTCCAAGCTCTTCAGAAACCCCCAAGTGCCCTTCGCTTTCGCTTTGATTTTCGCCGATGCCATACTCGTCGCTATCATCATCGCTTACGTTCCTT ATACGAAGATTGACTGGGACGCTTACATGTCACAG GTAACTGGGTTTATTGGAGGAGAAAGGGATTACAGCAAATTGAAAGGGGACACAGGGCCTCTGGTCTATCCAGCTGggtttctttatatttattcCGCAATTCAGTATGTTACAGGGGGAGAGATCTTTCCAGCTCAG ATATTATTTGGCCTTTTGTACATTATAAATCTGGGAATCATCTTATTCATCTACACGAAGACTGACGTG CTTCCATGGTGGGCTCTTAGCTTGCTTTGTCTGTCAAAAAGAGTGCACTCTATCTTTGTGCTTCGTCTTTTTAACGACTGTTTTGCCATGATGCTCTTTCATGCTGCATTGGCATCACTTCTTTACAAAAAGTGGCATCTAGGGTTGATCATTTTCAG TGGGGCTGTTTCAATAAAGATGAATGTACTCCTATACGCTCCACCTCTATTTCTTCTCATGCTAAAG GCTATGGATATTAGTGGGGTGATATCAGCTTTAGCTGGTGCTGCACTGGTGCAG ATCCTGCTGGGGCTTCCTTTCATCATAGCAAATCCAATTGCTTACATATCAAGAGCCTTCAATCTTGGGCGTGTCTTCATCCACTTTTG GTCTGTTAACTTCAAGTTCATTCCTGAaccattttttgtttcaaagGAATTTGCAGTCTCTTTGCTTTTTGCTCACCTCATGTTACTTGCAATTTTCACTCATTATAGATGGTGCAA GCATGATGGGGGGCTTCTCAACTTTTTGCATTCTAGATTTGTCTCTTTGAAGAAGTCTGACAATAGCAGTTCATCCTTGAAGATACTCAAGAAAGAAC ATATCGTGACAACAATGTTTGTTGGGAATTTCATTGGCATCATATGTGCCCGATCATTGCATTATCAGTTCTATTCTTG GTATTTCTATAGTTTGCCCTACCTATTGTGGCAAACAACCTTTCCTACATTGCTACG tttaattttgtttataggGGTAGAGATTTGCTGGAATATCTATCCTTCAAATGCTTATTCATCTGCAGTGCTTCTCTTCCTCCACTTGGTTATACTATGGGGTCTTTGGTCTGCCCCATCTGAATATCCTTATGCGGATAACAAGGCAAccaaggaaaaatga
- the LOC132172664 gene encoding xyloglucan 6-xylosyltransferase 2-like isoform X2 produces MIDKCLGAQRSRKIQRTLRHCKVTILCLVLTVVVLRGTIGAGRFGTPEQDFIEIRDHFNYQSSRKLAEPHRVLEELQTTTSGDDDPNNYNTFDVNKLLVDDEEDDPKLDPNKPYRLGPKVSNWDEKRSDWLKQNPNYPNFVGPNKPRVMLVTGSSPKPCENPVGDHYLLKSIKNKIDYCRLHEIEVFYNMALLDAEMAGFWAKLPLIRRLLLSHPEVEFLWWMDSDALFTDMSFEVPWERYKDHNLVLHGWDEMVYDRKNWIGLNTGSFLLRNCQWALDILDAWAPMGPKGKVRDEAGKVLTRELKDRPGFEADDQSAMVYLLASQREKWGDKVYLENKYHLHGYWGILVDRFEEMIKNYQPGFGDHRWPLVTHFVGCKPCGKFGDYPVEKCLKQMDRAFNFGDNQILQIYGFRHKSLASRRVKRVRDEKSNPLEVKDELRLLHPVVKAVKSGKHPFF; encoded by the exons ATGATAGACAAGTGTTTGGGAGCCCAGAGATCGCGAAAGATCCAGAGAACTCTCCGCCACTGCAAGGTCACAATCCTCTGCCTCGTGCTCACCGTCGTCGTCCTGCGTGGGACGATCGGAGCTGGACGATTCGGGACCCCGGAGCAAGACTTCATCGAGATCCGTGACCACTTCAATTACCAGTCCTCCCGCAAGCTCGCCGAGCCCCACCGCGTGCTCGAAGAGCTCCAAACGACCACGTCCGGCGACGACGACCCCAACAACTATAACACCTTCGACGTCAATAAACTCCTCGTTGACGACGAAGAGGACGACCCGAAACTCGACCCAAATAAACCCTACAGGCTCGGACCCAAGGTCTCCAACTGGGACGAGAAGAGATCCGATTGGCTTAAACAAAACCCGAATTACCCGAACTTTGTCGGACCCAACAAGCCCCGGGTAATGCTCGTGACCGGGTCGTCCCCgaaaccctgcgaaaacccGGTGGGTGATCATTACCTGTTGAAATCGATCAAGAACAAGATCGATTACTGTAGGTTACATGAGATTGAGGTTTTTTACAATATGGCGCTTCTCGACGCTGAAATGGCTGGGTTTTGGGCCAAGCTTCCGTTAATTCGGAGGCTACTTTTGTCACACCCAGAAGTGGAATTTCTGTGGTGGATGGATAGCGATGCTCTGTTCACCGATATGTCTTTTGAGGTGCCTTGGGAGAGATACAAAGATCACAACTTGGTTCTGCATGGTTGGGATGAGATGGTGTATGATCGGAAAAACTGGATTGGATTGAACACTGGAAGTTTCTTGTTGAGGAATTGCCAGTGGGCATTGGATATTTTGGATGCTTGGGCGCCAATGGGGCCCAAAGGGAAGGTTAGGGACGAAGCTGGGAAGGTACTGACTAGGGAGCTTAAGGATAGGCCGGGTTTCGAAGCCGATGATCAGTCGGCGATGGTGTATTTGTTGGCCAGTCAGAGGGAGAAGTGGGGGGATAAGGTTTATTTAGAAAACAAGTATCATTTGCACGGTTATTGGGGGATTTTGGTTGATAGGTTTGAGGAAATGATTAAGAATTATCAGCCCGGATTTGGCGATCATCGGTGGCCATTAGTTACGCATTTTGTGGGGTGCAAGCCGTGCGGCAAGTTCGGGGATTACCCAGTTGAAAAGTGCTTGAAGCAGATGGATAGGGCTTTTAATTTCGGGGATAATCAGATACTTCAGATTTATGGGTTTAGGCACAAGTCGTTGGCTAGTAGACGGGTTAAGAGAGTGAGGGATGAGAAGAGTAATCCTCTTGAGGTTAAAGATGAACTTCGTTTGCTTCATCCGGTGGTTAAAGCGGTTAAG AGTGGTAAACATCCATTTTTTTGA
- the LOC132170750 gene encoding dol-P-Man:Man(5)GlcNAc(2)-PP-Dol alpha-1,3-mannosyltransferase isoform X2, whose translation MAVRSATRAKPSRRSTASTSKLFRNPQVPFAFALIFADAILVAIIIAYVPYTKIDWDAYMSQVTGFIGGERDYSKLKGDTGPLVYPAGFLYIYSAIQYVTGGEIFPAQILFGLLYIINLGIILFIYTKTDVLPWWALSLLCLSKRVHSIFVLRLFNDCFAMMLFHAALASLLYKKWHLGLIIFSGAVSIKMNVLLYAPPLFLLMLKAMDISGVISALAGAALVQILLGLPFIIANPIAYISRAFNLGRVFIHFWHDGGLLNFLHSRFVSLKKSDNSSSSLKILKKEHIVTTMFVGNFIGIICARSLHYQFYSWYFYSLPYLLWQTTFPTLLRLILFIGVEICWNIYPSNAYSSAVLLFLHLVILWGLWSAPSEYPYADNKATKEK comes from the exons ATGGCGGTCCGATCAGCGACGCGTGCAAAACCCTCACGGAGATCGACGGCTTCGACCTCCAAGCTCTTCAGAAACCCCCAAGTGCCCTTCGCTTTCGCTTTGATTTTCGCCGATGCCATACTCGTCGCTATCATCATCGCTTACGTTCCTT ATACGAAGATTGACTGGGACGCTTACATGTCACAG GTAACTGGGTTTATTGGAGGAGAAAGGGATTACAGCAAATTGAAAGGGGACACAGGGCCTCTGGTCTATCCAGCTGggtttctttatatttattcCGCAATTCAGTATGTTACAGGGGGAGAGATCTTTCCAGCTCAG ATATTATTTGGCCTTTTGTACATTATAAATCTGGGAATCATCTTATTCATCTACACGAAGACTGACGTG CTTCCATGGTGGGCTCTTAGCTTGCTTTGTCTGTCAAAAAGAGTGCACTCTATCTTTGTGCTTCGTCTTTTTAACGACTGTTTTGCCATGATGCTCTTTCATGCTGCATTGGCATCACTTCTTTACAAAAAGTGGCATCTAGGGTTGATCATTTTCAG TGGGGCTGTTTCAATAAAGATGAATGTACTCCTATACGCTCCACCTCTATTTCTTCTCATGCTAAAG GCTATGGATATTAGTGGGGTGATATCAGCTTTAGCTGGTGCTGCACTGGTGCAG ATCCTGCTGGGGCTTCCTTTCATCATAGCAAATCCAATTGCTTACATATCAAGAGCCTTCAATCTTGGGCGTGTCTTCATCCACTTTTG GCATGATGGGGGGCTTCTCAACTTTTTGCATTCTAGATTTGTCTCTTTGAAGAAGTCTGACAATAGCAGTTCATCCTTGAAGATACTCAAGAAAGAAC ATATCGTGACAACAATGTTTGTTGGGAATTTCATTGGCATCATATGTGCCCGATCATTGCATTATCAGTTCTATTCTTG GTATTTCTATAGTTTGCCCTACCTATTGTGGCAAACAACCTTTCCTACATTGCTACG tttaattttgtttataggGGTAGAGATTTGCTGGAATATCTATCCTTCAAATGCTTATTCATCTGCAGTGCTTCTCTTCCTCCACTTGGTTATACTATGGGGTCTTTGGTCTGCCCCATCTGAATATCCTTATGCGGATAACAAGGCAAccaaggaaaaatga
- the LOC132171268 gene encoding uncharacterized protein LOC132171268 has translation MDDQRALFKQVFGDSSDSEDYEQLQQQQPQLEDRSQPTRSGQNPNWEQIKEVKGLWLCRDFLSAQEQSSLLSAIENEGWFAEASNNQAMRFGDLPPWASEISNSIRELVLLSDPAFDPLHLGTDCGAKEACPFPSHLLWREPLFDQLIVNAYQPGEGICAHVDLLRFEDGIAIVSLESSCVMHFTQVEEAYCGIANEGITDPPITKIPVNLTPGSLILMSEEARYCWKHEINRNPGFQIWEGQELNQRRRISVTLRKLCKVE, from the exons ATGGATGATCAGAGGGCACTTTTCAAACAAGTGTTCGGCGACTCATCGGACAGCGAAGACTACGAACAACTACAACAACAGCAGCCTCAATTGGAAGATCGATCTCAGCCAACAAGGTCCGGTCAAAACCCTAACTGGGAACAAATCAAAGAGGTCAAGGGGCTATGGTTGTGCAGGGACTTCCTCTCAGCTCAAGAACAGTCTTCCCTGCTCTCCGCAATCGAGAACG AAGGGTGGTTCGCTGAAGCCTCTAACAACCAG GCTATGAGGTTTGGAGATCTTCCGCCATGGGCAAGTGAAATTTCAAATTCTATTCGTGAGCTGGTGCTTTTAAGTGATCCTGCTTTTGATCCTTTACACTTGGGAACTGATTGTGGGGCTAAAGAAGCATGTCCGTTTCCATCACATTTGTTGTGGAGAGAACCACTCTTTGACCAACTTATTGTAAATGCATACCAACCAGGTGAG GGGATCTGTGCACATGTTGACCTTTTGCGGTTTGAAGATGGAATTGCCATAGTCTCCTTAGAGTCATCTTGTGTGATGCATTTCACCCAAGTTGAAGAAGCATATTGTGGCATAGCAAATGAGGGAATAACAGATCCACCCATCACCAAGATTCCTGTGAATCTGACCCCTGGATCTCTAATTCTTATGTCAGAAGAAGCTCGCTACTGTTGGAAGCATGAAATAAATCGCAATCCAGGGTTTCAAATATGGGAAGGCCAGGAGCTAAATCAGAGGAGGAGAATCTCTGTAACACTGAGGAAGCTCTGCAAGGTTGAGTAG
- the LOC132169128 gene encoding uncharacterized protein LOC132169128, with product MEVEEEESGGIVSRVTIMYLPLFQMRNCGKRKHYRAYNYGINIHDEAAVLPEAAAHEKEDEAAVHETPHKAAAHEEEEEAEVASPKAHEEEEEEVATHEGEEEEEEEEEEESSSDDEMEAEEEESGGNRPRDDDYVPSSLSDEEAMEREVTILKKTRRKFI from the exons atggaagttgaagaagaagagtcCGGTGGCATCGTCTCCAGGGTGACGATTATGTACCTTCCTCTCTTTCAGATGAGGAACTGTGGAAAGAGAA AACATTATAGAGCTTATAATTATGGAATAAATATTCATGACGAAGCTGCTGTTCTTCCTGAAGCTGCGGCTCATGAAAAGGAAGATGAAGCTGCAGTTCATGAAACTCCTCATAAAGCTGCGGCtcatgaagaggaagaggaagctGAAGTAGCTTCTCCCAAAGctcatgaagaagaagaagaggaagttgCTACACATGAaggggaagaggaagaggaagaggaagaggaagaagaatcgTCCTCTGATGATGAAATGGAAGCTGAAGAAGAAGAGTCCGGTGGGAATCGTCCCCGGGATGACGATTATGTACCTTCCTCCCTTTCAGATGAGGAAGCCATGGAAAGAGAAGTAACAATCCTAAAGAAAACGCGTcgaaaatttatttga